From Cucumis melo cultivar AY chromosome 1, USDA_Cmelo_AY_1.0, whole genome shotgun sequence, a single genomic window includes:
- the LOC103490218 gene encoding SEC1 family transport protein SLY1-like isoform X1, which translates to MALNLRQKQTESIIRMLNLNQPVSLTGAANEEVYKILIYDTFCRNLLSPLIHVKDLRKHGVTLYFLIDKDRKPVHDVPAVYFLQPTKHNIDRIVADASRSMYDTFFLNFSSSVPRPLLEDLASEALKSDSIQRIAKVHDQYLEFVTLEDNLFSLAQKSSYVQLNDPSAGDREIEEIVEKIVGGLFCVLATLAVVPIIRCPRGGPAEMVAMALDQRLRDHLLSKNNLFSESGGFMSSFQRPVLCIFDRNFELSVGIQHDFRYRPLVHDVLGLKLNGLSVKSEKGGMNYELNSSDPFWLANGSLEFPEVAVEIETQLNKYKKDVDEVNRKTGGAAEGEFDGADMIGNTKHLMKAVNSLPELTERKQIIDKHMNIATVLLGEIKERSIDSYAKKESEIMSRGGIDRSELLGVLRGKGTKMDKLRFAIIYLISSENINQSEIEAVEEVLRELEIDKSAFQYVKKIKSLNVPFAAANSATKGNIVNWAEKLYGQSISAMTAGVKNLLSTDRQLALTRTVEALMEGKPNPEIDSYLVLDPRAQRSSAGTSSSHLKGPFKEAIVFMIGGGNYVEYASLQELSLRQPAPKHIVYGTTEILTGEEFVEQLMLLGEKMGLGNAAVSSK; encoded by the exons ATGGCTCTCAATCTCCGACAAAAGCAGACTG AAAGCATTATCCGTATGTTGAATCTGAACCAACCGGTTAGTCTGACGGGTGCGGCCAACGAAGAGGTATACAAGATATTGATCTACGACACCTTCTGTCGAAACCTCCTTTCTCCTCTAATTCATGTCAAGGACTTGCGTAAACATGGCGTTACTCTTTACTTCCTTATTGACAAGGACCGTAAACCTGTTCATGATGTACCTGCTGTTTACTTTCTTCAACCTACTAAGCATAATATCGACCGGATCGTTGCTGATGCTTCTCGTTCCATGTATGATACCTTCTTCCTCAACTTCTCATCCTCTGTTCCTCGCCCACTGCTTGAAGATTTAGCATCTGAAGCGTTGAAATCGGATTCAATTCAACGGATTGCCAAGGTGCATGATCAGTATTTGGAATTTGTTACCTTAGAAGATAATTTGTTTTCCTTAGCTCAGAAATCTAGCTATGTGCAACTGAATGATCCTTCGGCAGGGGATCGTGAGATTGAAGAGATTGTGGAGAAGATTGTTGGTGGGTTGTTCTGTGTTTTGGCTACACTTGCTGTGGTTCCGATTATTCGGTGCCCACGAGGAGGTCCTGCTGAGATGGTTGCCATGGCGTTGGATCAAAGGTTAAGGGATCACTTGTTATCAAAGAACAACTTGTTCTCTGAATCTGGGGGGTTTATGAGCTCTTTTCAGCGCCCGGTTCTGTGTATATTTGATCGTAATTTCGAGTTATCTGTTGGAATACAGCATGATTTCAGATACAGACCTCTGGTGCATGATGTTCTTGGGCTTAAACTGAATGGGTTGAGTGTCAAGAGTGAAAAGGGTGGAATGAACTATGAGTTGAATAGTTCGGATCCGTTTTGGTTAGCAAATGGATCGTTGGAGTTCCCTGAAGTTGCAGTTGAGATTGAGACACAGTTGAACAAATACAAGAAGGATGTTGATGAGGTTAATAGGAAGACTGGTGGAGCTGCTGAGGGTGAGTTTGATGGAGCTGATATGATAGGTAACACCAAGCATTTGATGAAAGCTGTGAACTCATTGCCTGAGCTAACCGAGAGAAAGCAAATCATTGACAAGCACATGAATATTGCTACTGTGTTACTTGGTGAGATTAAGGAAAGGTCCATTGATTCCTATGCGAAAAAGGAGAGTGAAATAATGTCGAGAGGTGGCATTGATCGGAGTGAGCTTTTGGGGGTGCTTAGAGGTAAAGGTACTAAGATGGACAAGCTTCGGTTTGCTATCATTTATCTAATCTCTTCTGAAAACATCAATCAATCAGAGATCGAAGCAGTTGAAGAGGTCTTAAGGGAGTTGGAAATCGACAAAAGTGCATTTCAATATGTAAAGAAGATAAAGTCGTTGAACGTACCATTCGCTGCTGCAAATTCTGCTACCAAAGGCAACATTGTCAATTGGGCTGAAAAGCTATACGGACAATCAATTAGCGCAATGACTGCTGGTGTAAAGAATCTATTATCAACTGATAGGCAGCTTGCACTGACAAGGACAGTGGAAGCTTTAATGGAGGGAAAACCAAATCCTGAAATTGATTCTTATCTCGTGCTTGATCCACGCGCTCAAAGGTCGAGCGCTGGAACAAGCAGCAGCCACTTGAAGGGACCGTTCAAGGAAGCAATCGTGTTTATGATCGGTGGAGGTAATTATGTAGAGTATGCAAGTTTGCAGGAACTTTCGCTTCGTCAGCCGGCTCCCAAGCATATCGTATATGGTACAACAGAAATTCTAACTGGAGAGGAATTTGTAGAGCAACTTATGCTGTTGGGAGAAAAAATGGGGTTAGGCAATGCTGCCGTATCTTCCAAGTAA
- the LOC103490218 gene encoding SEC1 family transport protein SLY1-like isoform X2 — protein sequence MVAMALDQRLRDHLLSKNNLFSESGGFMSSFQRPVLCIFDRNFELSVGIQHDFRYRPLVHDVLGLKLNGLSVKSEKGGMNYELNSSDPFWLANGSLEFPEVAVEIETQLNKYKKDVDEVNRKTGGAAEGEFDGADMIGNTKHLMKAVNSLPELTERKQIIDKHMNIATVLLGEIKERSIDSYAKKESEIMSRGGIDRSELLGVLRGKGTKMDKLRFAIIYLISSENINQSEIEAVEEVLRELEIDKSAFQYVKKIKSLNVPFAAANSATKGNIVNWAEKLYGQSISAMTAGVKNLLSTDRQLALTRTVEALMEGKPNPEIDSYLVLDPRAQRSSAGTSSSHLKGPFKEAIVFMIGGGNYVEYASLQELSLRQPAPKHIVYGTTEILTGEEFVEQLMLLGEKMGLGNAAVSSK from the coding sequence ATGGTTGCCATGGCGTTGGATCAAAGGTTAAGGGATCACTTGTTATCAAAGAACAACTTGTTCTCTGAATCTGGGGGGTTTATGAGCTCTTTTCAGCGCCCGGTTCTGTGTATATTTGATCGTAATTTCGAGTTATCTGTTGGAATACAGCATGATTTCAGATACAGACCTCTGGTGCATGATGTTCTTGGGCTTAAACTGAATGGGTTGAGTGTCAAGAGTGAAAAGGGTGGAATGAACTATGAGTTGAATAGTTCGGATCCGTTTTGGTTAGCAAATGGATCGTTGGAGTTCCCTGAAGTTGCAGTTGAGATTGAGACACAGTTGAACAAATACAAGAAGGATGTTGATGAGGTTAATAGGAAGACTGGTGGAGCTGCTGAGGGTGAGTTTGATGGAGCTGATATGATAGGTAACACCAAGCATTTGATGAAAGCTGTGAACTCATTGCCTGAGCTAACCGAGAGAAAGCAAATCATTGACAAGCACATGAATATTGCTACTGTGTTACTTGGTGAGATTAAGGAAAGGTCCATTGATTCCTATGCGAAAAAGGAGAGTGAAATAATGTCGAGAGGTGGCATTGATCGGAGTGAGCTTTTGGGGGTGCTTAGAGGTAAAGGTACTAAGATGGACAAGCTTCGGTTTGCTATCATTTATCTAATCTCTTCTGAAAACATCAATCAATCAGAGATCGAAGCAGTTGAAGAGGTCTTAAGGGAGTTGGAAATCGACAAAAGTGCATTTCAATATGTAAAGAAGATAAAGTCGTTGAACGTACCATTCGCTGCTGCAAATTCTGCTACCAAAGGCAACATTGTCAATTGGGCTGAAAAGCTATACGGACAATCAATTAGCGCAATGACTGCTGGTGTAAAGAATCTATTATCAACTGATAGGCAGCTTGCACTGACAAGGACAGTGGAAGCTTTAATGGAGGGAAAACCAAATCCTGAAATTGATTCTTATCTCGTGCTTGATCCACGCGCTCAAAGGTCGAGCGCTGGAACAAGCAGCAGCCACTTGAAGGGACCGTTCAAGGAAGCAATCGTGTTTATGATCGGTGGAGGTAATTATGTAGAGTATGCAAGTTTGCAGGAACTTTCGCTTCGTCAGCCGGCTCCCAAGCATATCGTATATGGTACAACAGAAATTCTAACTGGAGAGGAATTTGTAGAGCAACTTATGCTGTTGGGAGAAAAAATGGGGTTAGGCAATGCTGCCGTATCTTCCAAGTAA
- the LOC103490220 gene encoding lysM domain-containing GPI-anchored protein 2 codes for MASPPTRTILFTLLVFSAIATVSLAQTPPRFNCSSTSKCHSLIDYIPPNATTIAAVQKLFQVKHLLSFLGANNLPANTLSNFSLPASRKIKIPFNCKCNNGTGLSDKRPIYTVQSGDSLDKIAESTFARLVTFLQIQIANKLPDPNKIDVGQELWIPLPCSCDEVDGNRVVHYGHLVESGSSISAIGGRYNVSEETILRLNGIADPKDLQASQVLDIPLKACSSMIRQDSLDFPFLLSNDTYDYTANNCVLCQCDAAKNWILDCKPSQLKPSSVKSSNWSSCPAMACEGSNLLLGNSTASDCNTTTCAYAGFSKQTIFTNISTLNTCPGPEDNGNGASRTASQGLNLAYLVAFTHVLAFGLLLI; via the exons atGGCTTCCCCACCTACAAGAACCATACTTTTCACACTACTCGTTTTCTCCGCCATCGCCACCGTTTCCCTTGCTCAAACACCACCGCGCTTCAACTGCAGCTCCACCTCCAAATGCCATTCTCTAATCGACTACATTCCCCCAAACGCCACCACCATTGCCGCCGTGCAGAAACTCTTCCAGGTCAAACACCTCCTCTCCTTCCTCGGCGCCAACAACCTTCCGGCCAACACCTTGTCGAATTTTTCCTTACCGGCCTCTCGTAAGATCAAGATTCCATTCAACTGCAAGTGCAACAACGGGACTGGTCTCTCTGATAAACGTCCGATTTACACTGTCCAAAGCGGCGATTCGCTCGATAAAATCGCGGAAAGCACTTTCGCGAGACTCGTCACGTTCCTTCAAATCCAGATTGCGAATAAACTTCCTGATCCAAATAAAATTGATGTAGGGCAAGAGCTGTGGATTCCGCTGCCGTGTAGCTGCGATGAAGTGGATGGAAACAGAGTCGTTCATTACGGACATTTGGTGGAAAGTGGAAGCTCCATTTCGGCGATTGGGGGAAGGTATAATGTGTCGGAGGAGACGATCTTGAGGCTGAATGGAATTGCAGATCCAAAAGACCTTCAAGCTTCTCAAGTTCTTGACATTCCTCTTAAAG CTTGTTCATCAATGATCAGGCAAGACTCTTTAGACTTCCCGTTCCTTCTCTCAAACGATACGTACGATTACACGGCGAACAACTGTGTGTTGTGTCAGTGTGATGCAGCAAAAAACTGGAT TCTTGACTGTAAGCCATCACAGTTGAAGCCATCCTCAGTGAAATCATCTAATTGGTCATCATGCCCAGCCATGGCATGTGAAGGTAGCAATTTACTCCTTGGTAACTCAACAGCTTCTGATTGCAACACCACTACTTGTGCCTATGCTGGTTTCTCTAAACAAACCATCTTCACTAATATTTCCACTCTCAACACTTGCCCTGGACCTGAAG ATAATGGAAATGGCGCTTCGAGGACGGCTTCGCAAGGTCTGAACTTGGCCTACCTCGTCGCCTTCACACACGTGCTGGCTTTTGGTCTTCTCCTCATTTAG
- the LOC103490216 gene encoding protein LAZ1 isoform X2, producing the protein MTYTPPTWATLAAAAFVILTLVLSLYLLFEHLSAYKNPEEQKFLIGVILMVPTYGVESFVSLVYPSISVYLEILRDCYESFAMYCFGRYLVACLGGEEGTIAFLEREGRSNTKTPLLEHSSEKGTIKHVFPMNLFLKPWKIGGWVYHVIKIGIVQYMMIKSLTSILAVVLENFGVYCEGDFNFKCGYPYMAVVLNFSQTWALYCLIQFYTVTKDELVHIKPLAKFLMFKSIVFLTWWQGVGIALLSAFDLFRSPVAQGLQFKSSVQDFIICIEMAIASVIHLYVFTAKPYELMGDRYPGSVSVLGDYASVDCPLDPDEVRDSERPTKLRLPQPDLEDQDPKMGMTIKESVRDVFVGGGGYVTWHNSLALNTTYIQTKTIYMYVCTYTLMGK; encoded by the exons ATGACCTACACACCTCCAACATGGGCGACATTAGCTGCTGCTGCATTTGTTATTCTGACTCTTGTCCTTTCACTGTATCTGTTGTTCGAGCACCTCTCTGCATATAAGAATCCGGAG GAGCAAAAGTTTTTGATTGGTGTTATCCTGATGGTCCCAACTTATGGTGTAGAATCA TTTGTATCATTGGTGTACCCATCAATAAGTGTTTATCTTGAGATACTACGCGATTGCTATGAATCCTTCGCAATGTACTGCTTTGGACGATACCTGGTTGCTTGCTTGG GCGGAGAAGAAGGAACTATTGCATTTTTAGAGAGAGAAGGACGTTCAAATACTAAGACGCCTTTATTAGAACATAGCTCAGAAAAGGGAACCATCAAACATGTTTTCCCTATGAACCTTTTCTTAAAGCCGTGGAAAATTGGTGGATGGGTTTACCATGTTATCAAAATTGGAATCGTCCAATAT ATGATGATAAAGTCCCTCACTTCTATTTTAGCTGTAGTTCTTGAGAACTTTGGTGTTTATTGTGAAGGAGACTTTAATTTCAAATGCGG GTATCCTTATATGGCAGTGGTTTTAAATTTCAGTCAAACATGGGCACTGTACTGCCTGATTCAGTTCTATACAGTTACAAAGGATGAATTGGTACATATAAAGCCCTTGGCCAAATTTTTGATGTTTaaatctatagtatttttgacTTGGTGGCAAGGTGTTGGAATTGCTCTCCTATCTGCCTTCGATTTGTTCAGGAGTCCTGTAGCCCAAGGGTTACAGTTTAAGTCAAGTGTCCAAGATTTCATCATTTGTATAGAG ATGGCCATTGCTTCAGTGATTCACTTGTATGTATTTACTGCAAAACCCTATGAACTTATGGGGGACCGTTATCCTGGAAGTGTTTCTGTTCTTGGCGATTATGCATCCGTTGACTGTCCTTTAGATCCAGATGAGGTCCGGGATAGCGAGCGTCCTACAAAGTTACGCCTACCCCAACCTGACCTTGAAGACCAAGACCCCAAAATGGGAATGACAATCAAAGAGAGTGTTCGAGATGTTTTTGTTGGTGGTGGGGGCTAT GTAACTTGGCACAATAGTTTGGCATTGAATACTACATACATACAaacaaaaactatatatatgtACGTGTGTACATATACTCTCATGGGAAAGTAG
- the LOC103490216 gene encoding protein LAZ1 isoform X1, which yields MTYTPPTWATLAAAAFVILTLVLSLYLLFEHLSAYKNPEEQKFLIGVILMVPTYGVESFVSLVYPSISVYLEILRDCYESFAMYCFGRYLVACLGGEEGTIAFLEREGRSNTKTPLLEHSSEKGTIKHVFPMNLFLKPWKIGGWVYHVIKIGIVQYMMIKSLTSILAVVLENFGVYCEGDFNFKCGYPYMAVVLNFSQTWALYCLIQFYTVTKDELVHIKPLAKFLMFKSIVFLTWWQGVGIALLSAFDLFRSPVAQGLQFKSSVQDFIICIEMAIASVIHLYVFTAKPYELMGDRYPGSVSVLGDYASVDCPLDPDEVRDSERPTKLRLPQPDLEDQDPKMGMTIKESVRDVFVGGGGYIVSDLKFTVHQAVEPMEKGITKFNEKLQKLSQNIKKRDKDKRRTKDDSCITSPTRKLIRGIDDPLLNGSFSDSGVVREKKNRRKSGYISAESGGESSSDYGYGKYQVGGRRWITKD from the exons ATGACCTACACACCTCCAACATGGGCGACATTAGCTGCTGCTGCATTTGTTATTCTGACTCTTGTCCTTTCACTGTATCTGTTGTTCGAGCACCTCTCTGCATATAAGAATCCGGAG GAGCAAAAGTTTTTGATTGGTGTTATCCTGATGGTCCCAACTTATGGTGTAGAATCA TTTGTATCATTGGTGTACCCATCAATAAGTGTTTATCTTGAGATACTACGCGATTGCTATGAATCCTTCGCAATGTACTGCTTTGGACGATACCTGGTTGCTTGCTTGG GCGGAGAAGAAGGAACTATTGCATTTTTAGAGAGAGAAGGACGTTCAAATACTAAGACGCCTTTATTAGAACATAGCTCAGAAAAGGGAACCATCAAACATGTTTTCCCTATGAACCTTTTCTTAAAGCCGTGGAAAATTGGTGGATGGGTTTACCATGTTATCAAAATTGGAATCGTCCAATAT ATGATGATAAAGTCCCTCACTTCTATTTTAGCTGTAGTTCTTGAGAACTTTGGTGTTTATTGTGAAGGAGACTTTAATTTCAAATGCGG GTATCCTTATATGGCAGTGGTTTTAAATTTCAGTCAAACATGGGCACTGTACTGCCTGATTCAGTTCTATACAGTTACAAAGGATGAATTGGTACATATAAAGCCCTTGGCCAAATTTTTGATGTTTaaatctatagtatttttgacTTGGTGGCAAGGTGTTGGAATTGCTCTCCTATCTGCCTTCGATTTGTTCAGGAGTCCTGTAGCCCAAGGGTTACAGTTTAAGTCAAGTGTCCAAGATTTCATCATTTGTATAGAG ATGGCCATTGCTTCAGTGATTCACTTGTATGTATTTACTGCAAAACCCTATGAACTTATGGGGGACCGTTATCCTGGAAGTGTTTCTGTTCTTGGCGATTATGCATCCGTTGACTGTCCTTTAGATCCAGATGAGGTCCGGGATAGCGAGCGTCCTACAAAGTTACGCCTACCCCAACCTGACCTTGAAGACCAAGACCCCAAAATGGGAATGACAATCAAAGAGAGTGTTCGAGATGTTTTTGTTGGTGGTGGGGGCTAT ATTGTTAGCGACCTGAAATTCACAGTACACCAAGCAGTCGAACCTATGGAAAAAGGAATAACAAAGTTCAACGAAAAACTACAGAAGCTCTCCCAAAACATTAAGAAACGTGACAAGGATAAAAGAAGAACCAAGGATGACAGTTGTATCACATCGCCCACACGAAAACTCATTCGAGGAATCGATGACCCCCTTTTGAATGGGAGCTTTAGTGATAGTGGGGTTGTAAGAGAAAAGAAGAACCGTCGTAAATCAGGTTATATAAGTGCAGAAAGTGGTGGAGAAAGCAGCAGTGATTACGGTTATGGCAAGTACCAAGTTGGGGGCCGCCGGTGGATCACCAAAGACTAG
- the LOC103490219 gene encoding protein DETOXIFICATION 45, chloroplastic, producing the protein MACQVSDGIICSGVGRIVGKKKVIADKTWSFLTLKRGDVCVSSLIESKVLSNRNRVGDWCLSASSQRDDLFTSSVVHRRSASFIVARNQLSSDCEVDSSDAEESLCSEEDDVNSKDRNGTVQWKELPHYHQQPLDVKQELFALCGPAIAGQAIEPFAQLMETAYIGRLGALELASAGVSINIFNYISKVFNIPLLSVATSFVAEDISKHAIEDPLSDSLEGCTNGKLVAQLSERKQLSSVSTALLLAVGIGLFEAFALYFGSGIFLNIMGISSGSSLRVPAQQFLSLRALGAPAVVLYLTLQGVFRGFKDTKTPVLCLGIGNLLAVCLFPILIYYCQLGAIGAAISTVISQYVIAFLMLWFLNKRAVLLPPKFGALQFGVYMKSGGFLLGRTLSVLTTMTLGTSMAARQGAVAMAAHQICMQVWLAVSLLTDALAASSQAMIASSVSKGDYKTAKEVTGLALKVGLFTGTILFAILGASFGSLATLFTKDADVLGIVRTGVLFVSATQPLNSLAFVFDGLHYGVSDFRYAAFSMMAVGAASSSILLYAPSVLGLRGLWLGLSLFMALRTAAGGFRLLSRNGPWWFLHSNLQNTKVHSTS; encoded by the exons ATGGCTTGTCAAGTCAGTGATGGGATAATTTGTAGTGGTGTGGGTCGAATAGTGGGGAAAAAGAAAGTGATTGCTGATAAGACGTGGTCTTTTCTAACGTTGAAGCGTGGGGATGTTTGTGTTTCTTCGTTAATTGAGAGTAAGGTTTTAAGTAATCGGAATCGAGTTGGGGATTGGTGTTTGTCTGCGAGCTCTCAACGTGATGACCTGTTCACTTCGAGTGTTGTACACCGCAGAAGTGCTTCTTTCATTGTAGCTAGGAATCAGTTGAGCTCAGATTGTGAAGTGGATTCCTCGGATGCGGAGGAAAGTTTGTGTTCAGAAGAAGATGATGTCAATTCCAAGGATAGGAATGGGACAGT GCAGTGGAAAGAACTTCCCCACTATCACCAACAGCCTCTGGATGTGAAGCAGGAGCTGTTTGCTCTATGTGGGCCAGCAATTGCTGGACAAGCTATTGAACCGTTTGCGCAGCTTATGGAGACTGCTTATATAGGAAGATTAG GTGCCTTGGAGTTGGCTTCAGCGGGTGtttctataaatatatttaactaCATATCAAAGGTTTTTAATATACCTCTACTCAGCGTAGCTACTTCTTTTGTCGCTGAGGATATTTCAAAGCATGCTATTGAAGATCCTTTATCAG ATTCCTTGGAAGGTTGTACTAATGGGAAACTAGTTGCACAGTTATCTGAGAGAAAGCAACTATCTTCAGTTTCTACAGCTCTATTGTTGGCAGTTGGGATTGGACTTTTTGAGGCTTTTGCGTTGTATTTTGGATCTGGAATATTTCTTAATATCATGGGCATTTCTTCG GGGTCATCCTTGCGCGTTCCAGCCCAACAATTTCTTTCACTTCGAGCCCTCGGTGCTCCTGCTGTTGTTCTTTATTTGACTCTTCAAGGAGTTTTCCGGGGTTTTAAAGATACCAAAACTCCTGTTCTTTGTCTAG GAATTGGAAATTTGTTAGCTGTCTGTCTTTTTCCAATATTGATTTATTATTGTCAATTGGGTGCAATTGGAGCAGCAATTTCGACTGTTATATCTCA ATATGTTATTGCCTTTTTGATGTTATGGTTTCTCAATAAAAGAGCTGTACTATTGCCCCCAAAGTTTGGTGCATTGCAATTCGGTGTATACATGAAATCTG GTGGTTTTCTTCTTGGAAGGACTCTTTCCGTTCTAACCACTATGACGTTGGGTACATCAATGGCTGCACGCCAAGGTGCAGTCGCTATGGCTGCACACCAAATATGTATGCAAGTATGGTTAGCAGTATCTCTTCTTACTGATGCACTTGCTGCTTCAAGTCAG GCTATGATTGCAAGCTCTGTATCAAAAGGTGATTACAAAACTGCTAAGGAAGTAACTGGACTAGCCTTAAAG GTAGGATTGTTCACAGGTACCATACTATTTGCGATTCTTGGGGCATCTTTTGGCTCTCTTGCCACCTTGTTCACGAAGGATGCAGACGTTTTAGGAATTGTTAGAACTGGAGTCTTG TTTGTTAGTGCAACTCAACCTCTGAATTCTCTGGCGTTTGTTTTTGATGGTCTGCATTATGGTGTTTCAGACTTCCGATATGCTGCTTTCTCTATG ATGGCGGTTGGGGCTGCCTCTTCGTCAATTTTGCTATACGCTCCTTCTGTTTTGGGTCTTCGTGGGCTGTGGTTGGGTTTGTCTCTTTTTATGGCCCTGCGTACTGCAGCCGGTGGTTTCAG ATTGCTTTCCAGAAATGGCCCATGGTGGTTCCTCCACAGTAATTTACAAAATACCAAGGTTCACTCAACCTCGTAG
- the LOC103490221 gene encoding glycerol-3-phosphate acyltransferase 9, giving the protein MSGAALLKSSASELDLDRPNIEDYLPSGSSIQEPTAKLRLRDLLDISPTLTEAAGAIVDDSFTRCFKSNPPEPWNWNIYLFPLWCCGVVIRYLILFPARVLILTIGWIIFLSTFIPVNLLLKGHPKLRAKLERFLVELICSFFVASWTGVVKYHGPRPSIRPKQVFVANHTSMIDFIVLEQMTAFAVIMQKHPGWVGLLQSTILESIGCIWFNRTELKDREVVAKKLNDHVRGADNNPLLIFPEGTCVNNHYSVMFKKGAFELGCSVCPIAIKYNKIFVDAFWNSRKQSFTMHLLQLMTSWAVVCDVWYLEPQVLKPGETPIEFAERVRDIICARAGLKKVPWDGYLKHSRPSPKYRERKQQSFAESVLQLLDNK; this is encoded by the exons ATGAGTGGTGCTGCTCTTCTCAAATCCTCCGCCTCTGAATTGGACTTAGATCGACCCAATATCGAAGATTACTTGCCTTCCGGATCCTCTATCCAAGAACCCACTGCCAAGCTTCGCCT GCGTGATTTGCTCGATATTTCTCCCACCCTTACCGAGGCTGCTGGTGCTATTGTTGAT GATTCGTTTACAAGGTGTTTCAAATCAAACCCACCAGAGCCATGGAATTGGAATATTTATTTGTTCCCTTTGTGGTGCTGTGGAGTGGTGATTCGGTATTTGATTCTCTTCCCGGCAAG GGTTCTCATATTGACGATAGGATGGATAATTTTCCTTTCAACATTTATTCCAGTGAATCTCCTTCTGAAAGGGCATCCTAAACTGAGAGCTAAGTTAGAG AGGTTTTTGGTGGAGTTGATTTGCAGCTTCTTTGTTGCATCTTGGACTGGAGTTGTTAAGTATCATGGGCCACGGCCTAGCATCAGACCAAAACAG GTTTTTGTGGCCAACCACACTTCCATGATTGATTTCATAGTCTTGGAGCAAATGACTGCCTTTGCTGTTATTATGCAAAAACATCCTGGGTGGGTTG GCCTGTTGCAAAGCACTATATTGGAGAGTATAGGATGTATATGGTTCAACCGTACGGAGTTGAAGGACCGTGAAGTTGTAGCAAAGAA GTTAAATGACCATGTTCGAGGGGCTGACAACAATCCTCTTCTTATATTTCCTGAAGGAACTTGTGTAAATAACCACTACTCTGTTATGTTCAAGAAG GGTGCATTTGAACTTGGATGCTCTGTTTGCCCAATTGCAATcaaatacaataaaattttCGTTGATGCTTTTTGGAACAGCAGGAA GCAGTCGTTCACTATGCATCTGCTGCAGCTCATGACCTCTTGGGCTGTTGTTTGCGATGTTTGGTACCTGGAGCCCCAAGTTTTGAAGCCTGGAGAAACACCCATTGAGTTTGCAGAAAG GGTCAGGGACATAATATGTGCTCGAGCAGGTCTTAAGAAGGTTCCATGGGATGGATATTTGAAGCACTCCCGTCCAAGCCCAAAATACCGAGAACGTAAACAACAAAGCTTTGCCGAGTCAGTGTTGCAGCTATTGGACAATAAGTGA